A single region of the Massilia sp. erpn genome encodes:
- a CDS encoding class I SAM-dependent methyltransferase has protein sequence MSDQVPSHIAPLFALLPPNARQLLEFGHNGGALAQRYKQSYPATFYQGLTATAQEAGAAREHYDMVHQANLDNVGPAFYAHFAQADCWIFDGTLECLRDPWRVLANIRKVIAADCSVVVHVRNSQHWMTQLALNRGAMLYGEQGTLSKHQQRLYTRASLMALFAECGFQVVGGRTLDGSQPPSEAVAAALHQMAQLLGADPAHTLADALPSHFLIKAVPV, from the coding sequence ATGAGCGACCAAGTACCTTCCCACATCGCGCCGCTGTTCGCGCTGCTGCCGCCGAATGCGCGCCAGCTGCTCGAATTCGGCCACAATGGCGGCGCGCTGGCGCAGCGCTACAAGCAAAGCTATCCCGCCACCTTCTACCAGGGCCTGACGGCCACCGCGCAGGAAGCCGGCGCCGCGCGCGAGCATTACGATATGGTGCACCAGGCGAACCTGGACAACGTCGGCCCGGCCTTCTACGCCCATTTCGCCCAGGCCGACTGCTGGATCTTCGACGGCACGCTGGAATGCCTGCGCGATCCCTGGCGCGTGCTCGCCAATATCCGCAAGGTCATTGCGGCCGACTGCAGCGTCGTGGTCCATGTGCGCAACAGCCAGCACTGGATGACCCAGCTCGCGCTGAACCGGGGCGCCATGCTGTACGGCGAACAAGGCACGCTGTCCAAGCACCAGCAGCGCCTGTACACGCGCGCCTCGCTGATGGCGCTGTTCGCCGAATGCGGCTTCCAAGTGGTGGGTGGACGCACGCTGGATGGCTCGCAGCCGCCTTCCGAAGCGGTCGCCGCCGCGCTGCACCAGATGGCGCAGCTGCTGGGCGCCGATCCCGCGCACACGCTGGCCGACGCCCTGCCTTCCCATTTCCTGATCAAAGCCGTTCCCGTCTAA
- a CDS encoding glycosyltransferase, whose protein sequence is MTSAASAAATEGPLGLAELGRALAEGRQAQAATLAFGLAADGALPLPELFGVAAQLGASGQPAQAIALYRSWIAHTVSPLMHAAWFNLAVLLVQTEDLAGAEDAYRSALTLRPDFAEARLNLGTLQERLQQQELALDSWRTALQLVDPARPDGNALRIQALNNLGRLLEILDRYGEAEAMLTLSLELNPQQPSVITHWVHLRQKQCRWPALQPIAGLSAGDLLGATSALATLSACGDPAVQLAAARRFVQEKVLHNVAPLAPAAGYVHPRLRIGYLSSDLCSHAVSILTAELFELHDRQLVEVFAFSWSREDGSPLRARVVNAMDHYVRIGGLTDEQAAELIRSHEIDILVDLHGLTLGARPDILSYRPAPVQMTWLGYPGSTGLPEIDYVIADEFVLPPELAPHFSEKPLYLPRCFQINDRQRAIGVAPTRAECGLPEDAFVFCSFNNNHKFTPKDFALWMRILQRVPNAVLWLLADGEEAKRNLTQEAVKAGIGAERLFFAGRVVPAQYLARFRVADLFLDTLPFNAGTTASDALWAGLPLLTQAGRCFAGRMAGSLLRAAGLPELITFSAEEYEEKAVALAQSPQELAALRQRLAENRLESDLFNSPQFVRDLEAAYLRVARGELRADAAAGAAATRPAGPLVSILLPLDESSPSPLAALDSALAQTYAHIEVVIADSSADARHEAVLAPRLQADARIKYRRKPGVDAADNLQRCLALCGGQFVNVLTADSRLHPHKLLRMLACFADNPDIALVTSSQDGLDATGQPLPAAPLLPVDTLVTGPSMGQLMLNSQSNPLGSLSAALLRRADADATLGRFEGRRYGALEAAATWLALLSQRGCIYLHETLSAQAAPAPRAGQLPAMDAAIEWLQLLLDAHRKQCFQHDGTAFHALLAARLAAFSSYTAEHYLALRATRYPVERIQQILRLGYQTLLLDDIPASQTI, encoded by the coding sequence ATGACGTCCGCCGCCTCTGCCGCCGCCACGGAAGGTCCGCTGGGACTGGCGGAACTGGGGCGGGCGCTGGCCGAAGGGCGGCAGGCGCAGGCGGCCACGCTGGCTTTTGGCCTGGCCGCCGATGGCGCCCTGCCGCTGCCCGAATTGTTCGGCGTGGCGGCCCAACTGGGCGCCAGCGGCCAGCCGGCGCAAGCCATCGCCCTATACCGCAGCTGGATCGCACATACCGTCTCGCCGCTGATGCATGCGGCCTGGTTCAATCTGGCCGTGCTGCTGGTGCAGACCGAGGATCTGGCCGGCGCGGAAGACGCCTACCGCAGCGCGCTGACCCTGCGTCCCGATTTTGCCGAAGCGCGCCTGAACCTGGGCACCTTGCAGGAACGCCTGCAGCAGCAGGAACTGGCGCTCGACAGCTGGCGCACCGCGCTGCAACTGGTCGATCCGGCGCGGCCGGACGGCAATGCGCTGCGCATCCAGGCGCTCAACAATCTAGGGCGCCTGCTGGAAATCCTCGACCGCTATGGCGAAGCGGAAGCCATGCTGACGCTGAGCCTGGAACTCAATCCGCAGCAGCCCAGCGTCATCACGCATTGGGTGCATCTGCGCCAGAAACAATGCCGCTGGCCGGCCCTGCAGCCGATTGCCGGTCTCAGTGCCGGCGATCTGCTGGGCGCCACCTCGGCCCTGGCCACGCTCAGCGCCTGCGGCGACCCGGCGGTGCAGCTGGCCGCCGCGCGCCGCTTCGTGCAGGAGAAGGTACTGCACAATGTGGCGCCGCTGGCGCCGGCCGCCGGCTATGTGCATCCGCGCCTGCGCATCGGCTATCTCTCTTCCGACCTGTGCTCGCACGCGGTCTCGATCCTGACCGCCGAGCTGTTCGAACTGCACGACCGCCAGCTGGTGGAGGTGTTTGCCTTCAGCTGGAGCCGCGAGGACGGCTCACCGCTGCGCGCGCGCGTGGTGAATGCGATGGACCACTATGTGCGCATCGGCGGCCTGACGGACGAGCAGGCGGCCGAGCTGATACGCTCGCATGAAATCGACATCCTGGTCGACCTGCATGGCCTGACCCTGGGCGCGCGGCCCGACATCCTGTCCTACCGCCCGGCGCCGGTGCAGATGACCTGGCTCGGCTATCCAGGCAGCACCGGCCTGCCGGAAATCGATTATGTGATCGCCGACGAATTCGTGCTGCCGCCGGAACTGGCGCCGCACTTCAGCGAAAAGCCGCTGTACCTGCCGCGCTGCTTCCAGATCAACGACCGCCAGCGCGCCATCGGCGTGGCGCCCACCCGCGCCGAATGCGGGCTGCCGGAAGACGCATTCGTCTTCTGCTCCTTCAACAACAACCACAAATTCACGCCCAAGGATTTCGCGCTGTGGATGCGCATCCTCCAGCGCGTGCCGAACGCAGTCCTGTGGCTGCTGGCCGACGGCGAGGAAGCCAAGCGCAATCTGACGCAGGAAGCCGTCAAGGCCGGCATCGGCGCCGAGCGCCTGTTCTTTGCCGGGCGCGTGGTACCGGCCCAGTATCTGGCGCGCTTCCGCGTGGCCGACCTGTTCCTCGACACCCTGCCCTTCAACGCCGGCACCACCGCCAGCGACGCCCTGTGGGCGGGCTTGCCGCTGCTGACCCAGGCCGGGCGCTGCTTCGCGGGACGCATGGCGGGCAGCCTGCTGCGCGCCGCCGGCCTGCCGGAGCTCATTACCTTCAGTGCAGAGGAGTACGAGGAAAAAGCCGTGGCCCTGGCGCAGTCGCCGCAGGAGCTGGCCGCCTTGCGCCAGCGCCTGGCGGAAAACCGGCTGGAATCGGACCTGTTCAACAGCCCGCAATTCGTGCGCGACCTGGAAGCGGCCTATCTGCGCGTGGCGCGCGGCGAACTGCGCGCCGACGCCGCTGCCGGTGCGGCCGCGACGCGGCCGGCCGGCCCGCTGGTCAGCATCCTGCTGCCGCTGGACGAAAGCAGTCCCTCGCCGCTGGCGGCGCTGGACAGCGCGCTGGCGCAGACCTACGCCCATATCGAAGTGGTGATCGCCGACAGCAGCGCCGATGCACGCCACGAAGCCGTGCTAGCACCGCGCCTGCAGGCCGACGCCCGCATCAAGTACCGGCGCAAGCCGGGCGTGGACGCGGCCGACAATCTGCAACGCTGCCTGGCGCTATGCGGCGGCCAGTTCGTCAATGTGCTGACGGCCGACAGCCGCCTGCATCCGCACAAGCTGCTGCGCATGTTGGCCTGCTTCGCCGACAATCCGGACATCGCCCTGGTCACTTCCAGCCAGGATGGTCTCGATGCCACCGGCCAGCCCCTGCCCGCCGCACCGCTGCTGCCGGTCGATACCCTGGTCACCGGCCCCTCGATGGGGCAGCTGATGCTGAACAGCCAAAGCAATCCGCTGGGCAGCCTGAGCGCCGCCCTGCTGCGCCGCGCCGATGCCGACGCCACCCTGGGCCGCTTCGAAGGCCGGCGCTACGGCGCGCTGGAAGCGGCGGCCACCTGGCTGGCCCTGCTCTCGCAGCGCGGCTGCATCTACCTGCACGAAACCCTGAGCGCGCAAGCCGCACCGGCGCCGCGCGCGGGCCAGCTGCCCGCCATGGACGCCGCCATCGAATGGCTGCAACTGCTGCTGGATGCACACCGCAAGCAGTGCTTCCAGCACGACGGCACGGCCTTCCATGCCCTCTTGGCGGCGCGGCTGGCCGCCTTTTCCAGCTACACTGCGGAGCATTACCTGGCGCTGCGCGCCACCCGCTATCCTGTTGAACGCATCCAGCAAATTCTGCGCCTCGGCTACCAGACTTTGCTGCTGGACGATATTCCCGCATCCCAAACGATATGA
- the rfbH gene encoding lipopolysaccharide biosynthesis protein RfbH, whose protein sequence is MSQSKEQLREQILQLVGQYGALASQPRAFEPGVTVIPPAGKVVGAPEMELMVDASLDAWLTTGRFNDQFEAKLAKLIGVQHLITVNSGSSANLVAFNTLTSPKLGARAIQPGDEVIGVAAGFPTTVNPILQFGAVPVFVDVELGNYNIDPTQIEAAISPKTKAIMLAHTLGNPYNLDVIVALCKKYNLWLIEDCCDALGSTYHGKMVGTFGDIGTMSFYPAHHITMGEGGAVFTNNYELKQIAESFRDWGRDCYCPPGKDNTCGKRFCWKLGTLPEGYDHKYTYSHLGYNLKITDMQAACGLAQIDRAEGFIQARKDNFAYLKERLQSCAEFLILPEATEHSDPSWFGFPMTLKPEANVSRVDLLTYLDQHKIGTRLLFAGNLTRQPYMIGRNYRVSGELTNTDRVMNDTFWVGVYPGLTREMLDYVVDKLEAFFGVNF, encoded by the coding sequence ATGAGCCAAAGCAAAGAACAACTGCGCGAACAGATCCTGCAACTGGTGGGCCAGTACGGCGCCCTGGCCAGCCAGCCGCGCGCCTTCGAACCCGGCGTGACCGTGATTCCGCCCGCCGGCAAGGTGGTGGGCGCGCCCGAAATGGAGCTGATGGTCGACGCCTCGCTCGACGCCTGGCTGACCACCGGCCGCTTCAACGACCAGTTCGAGGCCAAGCTGGCCAAACTGATCGGCGTGCAGCACCTGATCACGGTGAATTCCGGCTCCTCGGCCAATCTGGTGGCCTTCAACACCCTGACCTCGCCCAAGCTGGGCGCGCGCGCCATCCAGCCGGGCGACGAGGTGATCGGCGTAGCGGCGGGCTTCCCCACCACCGTCAACCCCATCCTGCAATTCGGCGCGGTGCCGGTCTTCGTCGACGTGGAACTGGGCAACTACAATATCGACCCGACCCAGATCGAGGCGGCGATTTCGCCCAAGACCAAGGCCATCATGCTGGCCCACACCTTGGGCAATCCGTATAACCTGGATGTGATCGTCGCCCTGTGCAAGAAATACAATCTGTGGCTGATCGAGGATTGCTGCGACGCGCTCGGCTCGACCTACCACGGCAAGATGGTGGGCACCTTCGGCGACATCGGCACCATGTCCTTCTACCCGGCCCACCACATCACCATGGGCGAGGGCGGCGCCGTCTTCACCAACAACTATGAGCTGAAGCAGATCGCCGAATCCTTCCGCGACTGGGGCCGCGACTGCTACTGCCCGCCGGGCAAGGACAATACCTGCGGCAAGCGCTTCTGCTGGAAGCTGGGCACCCTGCCGGAAGGCTATGACCACAAGTACACCTACAGCCACCTGGGCTACAACCTGAAGATCACCGATATGCAGGCGGCCTGCGGCCTGGCCCAGATCGACCGCGCGGAAGGCTTCATCCAGGCGCGCAAGGACAACTTCGCCTACCTCAAGGAACGCCTGCAGAGCTGCGCCGAATTCCTGATCCTGCCGGAGGCGACCGAGCATTCCGATCCATCCTGGTTCGGCTTCCCGATGACGCTAAAACCGGAAGCGAATGTGTCACGGGTCGACCTGCTGACCTATCTGGACCAGCACAAGATCGGCACCCGCCTGCTGTTCGCCGGCAACCTGACGCGCCAGCCGTATATGATCGGCCGCAATTACCGCGTCTCGGGCGAATTGACCAACACCGACCGCGTCATGAACGACACTTTCTGGGTCGGCGTCTACCCCGGCCTGACGCGCGAAATGCTGGACTACGTGGTGGACAAGCTGGAAGCCTTCTTCGGCGTCAACTTCTGA
- the rfbG gene encoding CDP-glucose 4,6-dehydratase — protein MNPSFWQGKRVFLTGHTGFKGSWLSLWLQALGAEVSGFALAPPSQPNLFDAARVGQGMQSAIGDIRDAEALRAAMQAARPQIVIHMAAQALVRYSYAHPVETYATNVMGLVNLFEAIRATPGIKAVVNVTSDKCYENKEWPWGYRENEAMGGYDPYSNSKACAELVTSAYRNSYFNPAQYAQHGVALGSGRAGNVIGGGDWAEDRLIPDMMRAIGAGQAVRIRSPHAIRPWQHVLEPLSGYLSLAEHLYLHGAEYAEGFNFGPHDTDARPVEWIISRLCASWGDGAAWELDGAPQPHEATYLKLDCSKARGRLHWQPRWHLGQTIDHIVAWHKAHARQEDMRAFTLAQIHDYQQQQHSDIK, from the coding sequence ATGAACCCATCGTTCTGGCAAGGCAAGCGGGTTTTCCTGACCGGCCATACCGGCTTCAAAGGCAGTTGGCTCAGCCTGTGGCTGCAGGCGCTGGGCGCCGAGGTGAGCGGCTTCGCCCTCGCCCCGCCTTCGCAACCGAACCTGTTCGACGCGGCGCGCGTGGGACAGGGCATGCAGTCGGCCATCGGCGATATCCGCGATGCCGAGGCGCTGCGCGCGGCCATGCAGGCGGCGCGGCCGCAGATCGTCATCCATATGGCGGCCCAGGCGCTGGTGCGCTACTCGTATGCGCATCCGGTGGAAACCTATGCCACCAATGTGATGGGACTGGTCAACCTGTTCGAGGCGATCCGCGCCACGCCCGGCATCAAGGCCGTGGTCAACGTCACCAGCGACAAGTGCTACGAAAACAAGGAATGGCCCTGGGGCTACCGCGAAAACGAAGCCATGGGCGGCTACGACCCTTACAGCAACAGCAAGGCTTGCGCCGAGCTGGTGACCTCGGCCTACCGCAATTCCTATTTCAATCCGGCGCAGTACGCCCAGCATGGCGTGGCACTCGGCTCGGGCCGCGCCGGCAATGTGATCGGCGGCGGCGACTGGGCGGAAGACCGCCTGATCCCCGATATGATGCGCGCCATCGGCGCCGGCCAGGCGGTGCGCATCCGCAGCCCGCACGCGATCCGGCCCTGGCAGCATGTGCTGGAGCCGCTGTCGGGCTATCTGAGCCTGGCGGAACACTTGTATCTGCACGGCGCCGAGTATGCGGAAGGCTTCAACTTCGGCCCGCACGATACCGATGCGCGGCCGGTGGAGTGGATCATCAGCCGCTTGTGCGCGAGCTGGGGCGACGGCGCCGCCTGGGAGCTGGACGGCGCGCCGCAGCCGCACGAGGCGACGTATCTGAAACTGGACTGCTCCAAGGCGCGCGGCCGCCTGCACTGGCAGCCGCGCTGGCATCTGGGCCAGACCATCGATCATATCGTGGCATGGCATAAAGCCCATGCCCGGCAAGAGGATATGCGCGCCTTCACGCTGGCGCAGATCCACGACTATCAACAACAGCAACACAGCGACATCAAGTAA
- the rfbF gene encoding glucose-1-phosphate cytidylyltransferase, translating into MKAVILAGGLGTRLSEETTVKPKPMVEIGGKPILWHILKSYSAHGINDFVICCGYKGYVIKEFFANYFLHTSDVTFDLQKNAMEVHERHAEPWRVTLVDTGDDSMTGGRLKRVRRFVENEEAFCFTYGDGVADIDIAASIAFHKQHGLLGTMTAVQPPGRFGAVEMHGDVIDSFREKPQGDGSWINGGYFVLSPKVIDYIADDATIWEKEPMENLARDKQIAAYRHNGFWQPMDTLRDKFHLEDLWQSGKAPWKIWT; encoded by the coding sequence ATGAAAGCAGTCATTCTGGCCGGCGGATTGGGTACACGGCTGAGCGAAGAAACCACCGTCAAGCCCAAGCCGATGGTGGAGATCGGCGGCAAGCCGATTCTCTGGCACATCCTCAAGTCCTACTCGGCCCACGGCATCAACGATTTCGTGATCTGCTGCGGCTACAAGGGCTACGTCATCAAGGAATTCTTCGCCAACTACTTCCTGCACACCTCGGACGTCACCTTCGACCTGCAGAAGAATGCCATGGAAGTGCACGAGCGCCACGCCGAACCGTGGCGCGTGACCCTGGTCGACACCGGCGACGACAGCATGACCGGCGGCCGCCTGAAGCGCGTGCGCCGCTTCGTCGAGAACGAGGAAGCTTTCTGCTTTACCTACGGCGACGGCGTGGCCGACATCGATATCGCCGCCAGCATCGCCTTCCACAAACAGCATGGCCTGCTCGGCACCATGACGGCGGTGCAGCCGCCCGGCCGTTTCGGCGCGGTGGAAATGCACGGCGACGTCATCGACAGCTTCCGCGAGAAGCCGCAGGGCGACGGCAGCTGGATCAACGGCGGCTATTTCGTGCTCTCGCCCAAAGTCATCGACTACATCGCCGACGACGCCACCATCTGGGAAAAGGAACCGATGGAAAACCTGGCGCGCGACAAGCAGATCGCCGCCTACCGCCACAACGGTTTCTGGCAGCCGATGGACACGCTGCGCGACAAGTTCCACCTGGAGGACTTGTGGCAGAGCGGCAAGGCGCCGTGGAAGATCTGGACATGA
- a CDS encoding GNAT family N-acetyltransferase, translating into MPRFIKPKAIRGNKLVFRDATVADAAFILGLRTDASKGRYLSATSPDLAKQEAWLAGYAQDAGQIYFIIEDTAGEAVGTVRLYDQQDASFCWGSWIKKDGAPSGFAIESALIIYHYALHLGFEGAHFDVRKGNTSVIQFHERFGAQVTGESELDYYFKMDKTTILATLAKYEKYLPNGIQIEA; encoded by the coding sequence ATGCCCCGCTTTATCAAGCCCAAAGCCATCCGCGGCAACAAGCTGGTGTTCCGCGACGCGACGGTGGCCGACGCCGCCTTCATCCTCGGCCTGCGCACCGACGCCAGCAAGGGCCGCTACCTGTCGGCCACCTCGCCCGACCTGGCCAAGCAGGAAGCCTGGCTGGCCGGCTATGCCCAGGACGCGGGCCAGATCTACTTCATCATCGAGGATACGGCCGGGGAAGCGGTGGGCACCGTGCGCCTGTACGACCAGCAGGACGCTTCCTTTTGCTGGGGTTCCTGGATCAAGAAGGATGGCGCGCCGTCCGGCTTCGCCATCGAATCGGCCCTGATCATCTACCACTACGCCCTGCACCTGGGCTTCGAGGGCGCGCATTTCGACGTGCGCAAGGGGAATACCAGCGTGATCCAGTTCCACGAACGCTTCGGCGCCCAGGTCACGGGCGAGTCGGAACTCGACTATTACTTCAAGATGGACAAAACGACCATCCTGGCCACCCTCGCCAAATACGAAAAATACCTGCCAAACGGTATTCAAATCGAGGCTTAG
- a CDS encoding DegT/DnrJ/EryC1/StrS aminotransferase family protein: MSVPFLDLKAINLSQQAELEAALQRVLHSGWYILGQEVENFERRFAAYCGVQHGIGVANGLDAIMLILRAYGIGPGDEVIVPSNTFIATWLAVSQCGATPIPVEPVEATYNIDPARIEAAITPRTKAIVAVHLYGQPADMPAIAAIARKHKLKVVEDAAQAHGALCHGKRSGQLGDAAAFSFYPGKNLGALGDAGGVVTDDAALAELLRTYRNYGSQKKYHNLVQGFNSRLDEMQAAVLNVKLNVLDEGNALRRAQAARYSEQLAGIPGLLLPHVPDWAEPVWHLYVVRHAQRDVLAQRLAEQGIGTIVHYPIAPHLQQAYAELGYQPGDFPIAEAIHREVLSLPVGPHLSLEQVDQVAAAVRAILASL; encoded by the coding sequence ATGAGCGTTCCCTTTCTCGATCTGAAAGCCATCAACCTGAGCCAGCAGGCCGAACTCGAAGCGGCCCTGCAGCGCGTGCTGCATTCCGGCTGGTATATCCTGGGCCAGGAAGTGGAAAACTTCGAACGGCGCTTCGCCGCCTATTGCGGCGTGCAGCACGGCATCGGCGTGGCCAATGGCCTGGACGCCATCATGCTGATCCTGCGCGCCTACGGCATCGGCCCGGGCGACGAGGTGATCGTGCCCAGCAACACCTTCATCGCCACCTGGCTGGCGGTCAGCCAGTGCGGCGCCACGCCGATCCCGGTGGAGCCGGTGGAGGCGACCTATAACATCGACCCGGCCCGCATCGAGGCGGCCATCACGCCGCGCACCAAGGCCATCGTCGCCGTGCACCTGTACGGCCAGCCGGCCGATATGCCGGCCATCGCCGCCATCGCGCGCAAGCACAAGCTGAAAGTGGTGGAAGACGCGGCCCAGGCGCATGGCGCCCTGTGCCACGGCAAGCGCAGCGGCCAGCTGGGCGATGCCGCCGCCTTCAGCTTCTATCCGGGCAAGAACCTGGGCGCCCTGGGCGACGCCGGCGGCGTGGTCACGGACGACGCCGCCCTGGCCGAGCTGCTGCGCACCTACCGCAATTACGGCTCGCAGAAGAAGTACCACAATCTGGTGCAGGGCTTTAACTCGCGCCTGGACGAGATGCAGGCCGCCGTGCTGAATGTGAAGCTGAACGTGCTGGACGAAGGCAATGCCCTGCGCCGCGCCCAGGCGGCGCGCTATAGCGAGCAGCTGGCCGGCATTCCCGGCCTGCTGCTGCCGCACGTCCCGGATTGGGCCGAACCGGTCTGGCACCTGTACGTGGTGCGCCACGCCCAGCGCGACGTGCTGGCGCAGCGCCTGGCCGAGCAAGGCATCGGCACCATCGTGCACTATCCGATCGCCCCGCATCTGCAGCAGGCATATGCCGAACTGGGATACCAGCCAGGTGACTTCCCGATCGCCGAAGCGATCCACCGCGAAGTACTCAGCCTGCCGGTCGGCCCGCACCTGAGCCTGGAGCAGGTGGACCAGGTGGCGGCCGCCGTGCGCGCCATCCTGGCCAGCCTGTAA
- a CDS encoding FdtA/QdtA family cupin domain-containing protein produces the protein MSLLDECKIIQLPKHSDPRGNLSVIEGGQQIPFDIKRVYYLYDVPGGSTRAGHGHIELQQFMIAMSGSFDVIVDDGFGRKKIHLNRSYYGLYIPKMMWREVENFSSGGVCLVLASTNYDPKDYFHDYDEFQAVARGQHPDHPPR, from the coding sequence ATGTCCCTGCTCGATGAGTGCAAGATCATTCAGCTGCCCAAACATTCCGACCCGCGCGGCAACCTGTCGGTGATCGAAGGCGGCCAGCAGATCCCCTTCGACATCAAGCGCGTCTACTACCTGTACGACGTGCCGGGCGGCTCGACCCGCGCCGGCCATGGCCATATCGAACTGCAGCAGTTCATGATCGCCATGTCCGGCAGCTTCGACGTGATCGTGGACGACGGCTTCGGGCGCAAGAAGATCCACCTGAACCGTTCCTACTACGGCCTGTACATCCCCAAGATGATGTGGCGCGAAGTGGAGAACTTCTCGTCGGGCGGGGTTTGCCTGGTGCTGGCCTCGACCAATTACGATCCCAAAGACTATTTCCACGATTACGATGAATTCCAGGCCGTCGCGCGCGGCCAGCATCCCGATCACCCTCCCCGCTGA
- a CDS encoding glycosyltransferase, with translation MALPLVSIVIPSYKPGHFEQCLRSAIGQTYPNIEILVSDNCPTEEIRDICARFPGVIYQRSSVIRADNVLGAFYGAKGVFVKPLFDDDLLHPFCVERMVAAVAGRDEVELIFSASQVIDSGNQRVETRRPYEASGMMSGRDLHRSMALGMRNFIGEFSTIMFRRSKLWQIGWHNLFKVGTHDCTVGLADVAAYFNLVEGAAAFYIDEELSYFRRDQALQSNSNPNSNPNFGYCFSDYIDILYCSHQIGTISTEELLATQEQVHAVYLSLRGVFDQIGRSYERYLAYLKPLKG, from the coding sequence ATGGCCTTACCTTTAGTCAGCATCGTGATCCCGTCCTACAAGCCGGGCCATTTTGAGCAATGCCTGCGCTCGGCCATCGGCCAGACGTATCCGAATATCGAAATCCTGGTCAGCGACAATTGCCCGACCGAGGAAATCCGCGACATCTGCGCCCGCTTCCCCGGCGTGATCTACCAGCGCAGCAGCGTGATCCGGGCCGACAATGTGCTGGGCGCCTTCTATGGCGCCAAGGGCGTCTTCGTCAAGCCGCTGTTCGACGACGATCTGCTGCATCCCTTCTGCGTCGAGCGCATGGTGGCCGCCGTGGCCGGGCGCGACGAGGTGGAACTGATCTTCTCGGCCTCGCAGGTGATCGATTCCGGCAACCAGCGCGTGGAAACGCGCCGCCCTTACGAAGCCAGCGGCATGATGAGCGGACGCGATCTGCACCGCAGCATGGCGCTCGGCATGCGCAACTTCATCGGCGAATTCAGCACCATCATGTTCCGCCGCAGCAAGCTGTGGCAGATCGGCTGGCACAATCTGTTCAAGGTCGGCACGCACGACTGCACCGTGGGCCTGGCCGACGTGGCGGCCTACTTCAATCTGGTGGAAGGCGCAGCGGCCTTCTATATCGATGAAGAGCTGAGCTACTTCCGCCGCGACCAGGCGCTGCAGTCGAACTCGAATCCGAACTCGAATCCGAACTTCGGCTACTGCTTCTCGGACTATATCGACATCCTGTACTGCTCGCACCAGATCGGCACCATCAGCACCGAAGAGCTGCTGGCCACGCAGGAACAGGTGCATGCCGTGTATCTCTCGCTGCGCGGCGTGTTCGACCAGATCGGCCGCTCGTATGAGCGCTACCTGGCCTACCTCAAGCCGCTGAAAGGATAA